Proteins from one Oryza sativa Japonica Group chromosome 12, ASM3414082v1 genomic window:
- the LOC112936062 gene encoding replication protein A 70 kDa DNA-binding subunit A-like has protein sequence MAEVLIPDLEQGDGNPTIIVRVSRLWEYRDQNDETIVHNISLVLLDKKGASIAAYIYPPLDVVFGPIITEGKVYRLTFYRVRPCSRNYRPVNNRMSINFTKWTTLEEHLDVPADFPCYAYSPTPYNELRSHVDRKDSFTDVIGVITEVSSVTTIQTRIKDGDSLKRSVCIRNADNVIINIALWGERATSFPEDAIISAGEKEPQVAIFVGTLVRGYVRNASLGNVSLSGNSACKWYINIDTPEVNSFKDSIKGNYEPIQFIDIPVPNVIVGAEQKTVAQLKELHPFKFKKHEFQVTVVIKKFCMQASWWYTACDICKKTAKPYGRAYRCGDPTCPPIVSASPRFKLNIIAGDETAETTFILFGRLAQRLIGRSVDTLLHENPSDKDYIPSAITDLLEKQFVWNVSITENTVATGVLSFQVNRIVGGVVNNTLALLQSPSGSQAYALGPTMALSPAASHDQSIAQSSAPATPSVDISDTNVGATSLRITGSQDQNIDLECASKTPAQTAEEDEYDQDGDDLPLSQMCTGVATKTSTSKAYKKRPRPSPVTGAAKKLFKDTDDEGAGGSRSTRA, from the exons ATGGCCGAGGTCCTCATTCCAGATCTTGAACAGGGTGATGGCAACCCAACGATAATCGTCCGTGTCTCAAGGTTGTGGGAATATCGTGATCAAAATGACGAAACAATTGTGCACAACATTAGCTTGGTCCTGCTTGATAAAAAG GGAGCTAGCATTGCAGCTTATATTTATCCTCCACTAGATGTGGTGTTTGGGCCTATTATCACTGAGGGCAAGGTGTACCGCCTTACCTTCTATCGAGTGAGACCATGCAGCAGGAACTACAGGCCAGTTAACAACAGGATGTCGATTAATTTCACAAAGTGGACCACCTTGGAAGAACATCTTGATGTGCCAGCTGATTTCCCTTGCTACGCTTACTCACCTACTCCATACAATGAACTGCGCTCGCATGTCGACCGCAAAGACTCATTTACAG ATGTTATTGGAGTCATTACTGAGGTGTCATCAGTGACAACTATTCAGACAAGGATCAAGGATGGTGACAGCCTAAAGAGGAGTGTTTGCATCCGCAACGCCGA CAATGTCAttataaatattgcattgtgGGGAGAGCGGGCAACAAGCTTTCCTGAAGACGCGATTATCAGTGCTGGTGAAAAGGAACCGCAGGTGGCAATCTTTGTTGGCACACTTGTGCGGGGCTATGTCA GAAATGCCTCTCTAGGAAATGTCTCTTTGTCAGGTAACTCTGCTTGCAAATGGTATATCAACATCGACACACCAGAGGTGAACTCCTTCAAAGATAG CATCAAAGGGAACTACGAGCCCATACAGTTTATCGATATACCGGTTCCAAATGTTATTGTTGGTGCTGAACAGAAAACAGTTGCTCAACTTAAGGAGCTCCACCCATTTAAATTCAAG AAACATGAGTTCCAGGTTACTGTTGTTATCAAGAAGTTCTGCATGCAGGCCTCCTGGTGGTATACAGCCTGTGATATCTGCAAAAAAACTGCAAAGCCCTATGGAAGAGCATACAGGTGTGGAGACCCAACATGCCCACCTATTGTTTCAGCCTCACCAAG ATTCAAGCTGAATATAATAGCAGGAGATGAGACAGCAGAGACCACATTTATTCTCTTTGGCCGTCTAGCTCAGAGGCTCATTGGTCGCTCCGTTGATACACTGCTCCATGAGAATCCATCAGATAAAGACTATATACCAAGTGCAATTACTGACCTGCTTGAAAAGCAATTTGTCTGGAATGTCAGTATCACAGAGAACACAGTTGCAACAGGCGTTTTGTCATTCCAAGTGAATAGGATTGTTGGGGGTGTTGTTAACAATACCTTGGCCCTTCTGCAGTCTCCCTCTGGGTCGCAGGCATATGCTCTGGGGCCTACAATGGCTCTATCACCAGCTGCATCACATGATCAATCTATTGCCCAGTCCTCAGCACCTGCAACCCCATCGGTTGATATCAGTGATACTAATGTTGGGGCAACTAGCCTGAGAATCACTGGATCTCAAGACCAGAATATAGATCTGGAGTGTGCATCAAAGACTCCTGCACAGACAGCTGAAGAAGATGAGTATGATCAG GATGGTGATGATCTTCCTCTGTCACAGATGTGCACTGGTGTTGCTACTAAAACTAGCACCTCTAAAGCATATAAGAAAAG ACCAAGGCCATCTCCTGTCACAGGGGCTGCGAAGAAGCTCTTCAAGGACACAGATGATGAGGGTGCTGGTGGCAG TCGTTCCACCAGGGCATAA
- the LOC136354758 gene encoding uncharacterized protein — protein sequence MVVVGVSFVSLLNAAACHCRLPLVSYLWELDGDAKPLTVSHEMAAQQAVRFLQAKYGFAVHDYNFEMLLSYRRIASSAVGQCSSSTGTGLAMEGTSTGECVLANSKRKRTLLDIPRNAAAANRERRCLKRSGDRANCLVPDIRSGPKPTADDVLPLPKDYIASLKALYPERSYYGGPSHECPYCGAIFWYQERVKKGSVLSQRKIIYNLCCRSGASVDKSINNGSAPCVFKINGVVHHRIGGLLPQRGAPPKFAQLYIYDTENEIKNRMDIFEKDKPSDEPDPKIVAGLTSMLDEHNELVKAFRFARDRLQAHGDHKVALRLLGCDSRDEIQYNLPTSGEIAGIVVGISDAIDHGLASGDSVGQKYVLPTSFTGGRRYMVQNYQDAMAICHIKEGKTFGPVLAVLYTVEFQKRGLPHIHCLIWLAAANAEFSVPIIDGFISAEIPDDETTMDEFGFTVYRRKNNGRYVIKNGVKLDNQWYVTKGADRTKAYFEVSSDASSKPSENNTAPKNEIQEYIDARFLSTCEALWRSFEFDIHYRMPSVERLTVHLPNMNFVRYKKGSDLKSLLSSPAAKKTMLTEWFEANKKHSSARTLTYCDFPKEWSWDTSSRRWRPKTPSQKVGRMYYVSPVSGELYYLRMLLMIVKGAMCYADVRTYDGVVYPTFRQACEARGLLESDNEWHLLFDEAVISASSAQLRQLFATVVMFCSVGNVRALFEKYWVYFTDDIQRRLQIALSNPSYIVPADRLLSLLMKEMQIVFSNSGGSIDDYDLPQPAIYSNDVIGNRMVEEELGLDSVLLTAEAPSMIPKLNIDQRNVFDTIMQRVNDSKPGFFFVYGHGGTGKTFLWNALISKIRSEKKIVLAVASSGVASLLLPRGRTAHSRFKIPIDITENSICTIKRGTMLAELIQKTSLIIWDEAPMTHRRCFEALDRTLRDLLSEHTPSNSIVPFGGKVVVLGGDFRQILPVIRKGSRASIVDASITNSPLWHHVILLRLTINMRLLQDNLSEQNRESLEKFSDWILALGDGRLPAVKMDDETEATWVDIPDDMLIKTAGDKIKAIIEEILPGMPCDCLSKQLNS from the exons ATGGTCGTGGTTGGGGTTTCCTTCGTTTCGTTGTTGAACGCGGCCGCTTGCCATTGCCGTCTTCCCTTGGTGTCGTACCTTTGGGAGCTGGATGGCGATG CAAAGCCTCTTACTGTTTCTCATGAAATGGCTGCTCAGCAAGCTGTTCGTTTCCTACAAGCTAAGTACGGTTTTGCAGTGCACGACTACAACTTTGAAATGTTGCTCTCCTATAGGAGGATAGCGTCGTCTGCT GTAGGGCAGTGTTCTTCTAGTACTGGCACAGGTCTTGCCATGGAAGGGACTTCTACTGGCGAATGTGTTCTAGCGAACTCTAAGA GAAAGAGAACATTGCTAGATATACCGAGAAATGCTGCTGCAGCCAATAGGGAAAGACGTTGTTTGAAGAGATCAGGAGATCGGGCAAACTGTTTGGTGCCAGATATTCGTAGCG GTCCCAAGCCTACTGCTGATGACGTATTACCTTTGCCTAAGGATTATATTGCATCTTTAAAAG CATTGTACCCGGAACGGTCTTACTATGGTGGTCCATCCCATGAATGTCCATATTGTGGTGCCATCTTTTGGTACCAGGAGAGGGTAAAGAAAGGGAGTGTGCTCTCACAGCGGAAAATCATTTACAATCTGTGTTGTAGAAGCG GAGCAAGCGTTGATAAGTCGATAAACAATGGATCAGCACCATGTGTTTTTAAAATCAATGGAGTGGTTCACCATCGGATTGGTGGTTTGCTGCCACAACGAGGTGCTCCACCAAAATTTGCTCAGCTATACATTTACGACACTGAAAATGAGATAAAAAACAGAATGGATATCTTTGAGAAAGATAAACCCAGTGATGAACCAGATCCAAAAATTGTTGCTGGCCTGACCTCTATGCTTGATGAGCATAATGAATTGGTGAAAGCATTCCGCTTTGCTAGGGATCGTTTGCAGGCCCATGGCGATCACAAGGTTGCTCTTAGATTACTTGGGTGCGATTCTAGGGATGAAATTCAGTATAATCTCCCAACAAGTGGTGAGATTGCTGGCATTGTGGTTG GGATATCAGATGCGATTGACCATGGGCTTGCATCTGGGGATTCTGTTGGCCAAAAATATGTGCTTCCTACCAGTTTCACTGGAGGAAGGCGCTACATGGTGCAGAATTACCAAGATGCAATGGCCATCTGTC ACATTAAAGAAGGGAAAACGTTCGGTCCAGTCCTTGCTG TTCTCTACACAGTAGAATTCCAGAAGCGTGGGCTTCCCCATATCCATTGCCTTATCTGGCTTGCTGCAGCAAATGCTGAATTTAGCGTGCCCATTATTGATGGCTTCATTTCTGCCGAAATTCCCGAT GATGAGACCACTATGGATGAGTTTGGTTTTACTGTTTATAGACGCAAAAACAATGGTCGATATGTCATTAAGAATGGGGTTAAGCTTGACAACCAGTGG TACGTGACAAAAGGGGCTGACAGAACAAAAGCATACTTTGAGGTTTCTTCCGATGCATCCAGCAAACCATCTGAAAATAATACTGCTCCAAAAAATGAAATACAAGAATACATTGATGCAAGGTTTCTGTCCACTTGTGAGGCGCTTTGGCGTTCTTTCGAATTTGATATACACTATAGAATGCCTTCTGTAGAACGCTTAACTGTTCACCTTCCAAACATGAACTTTGTCCGATACAAAAAGGGTTCTGATCTAAAGTCATTGCTGTCCAGCCCAGCAGCCAAAAAAACAATGCTGACAGAGTGGTTCGAGGCTAATAAGAAACATAGCAGCGCACGTACACTTACCTACTGCGATTTCCCAAAGGAGTGGTCATGGGACACCAGCTCACGTCGTTGGCGTCCTAAAACACCATCCCAGAAAGTAGGCAGAATGTACTATGTGAGCCCAGTGAGTGGGGAGCTTTACTATCTACGAATGCTATTGATGATTGTGAAAGGAGCGATGTGCTATGCCGACGTTAGAACCTACGACGGGGTTGTTTACCCAACTTTTAGACAAGCATGTGAGGCTAGAGGACTCCTAGAAAGCGATAACGAGTGGCATTTGCTTTTTGATGAGGCTGTGATTTCTGCTTCATCAGCCCAGCTAAGACAACTATTTGCAACTGTCGTGATGTTTTGCTCTGTTGGGAATGTGCGGGCTCTCTTTGAAAAATATTGGGTGTACTTTACTGATGATATCCAGCGACGCCTCCAAATAGCTCTGTCAAATCCTTCTTACATTGTTCCTGCTGATAGACTATTATCATTGTTGATGAAAGAAATGCAAATTGTTTTTTCAAACAGCGGTGGTAGTATAGATGATTATGATTTGCCACAGCCAGCGATTTACTCGAATGACGTCATAGGGAATCGAATGGTGGAAGAAGAACTTGGTCTTGATAGTGTTTTGCTAACTGCTGAGGCTCCCTCAATGATACCTAAGCTAAATATTGATCAACGAAATGTATTTGACACAATCATGCAACGAGTGAATGACTCCAAACCTGGCTTCTTCTTTGTCTATGGCCATGGCGGCACAGGCAAAACATTCTTATGGAATGCACTGATTTCGAAAATAAGGTCTGAGAAAAAAATTGTTCTTGCAGTTGCTTCTTCAGGTGTTGCTTCCCTTCTTTTGCCAAGAGGGCGTACCGCACATTCTAGATTTAAAATTCCGATTGATATTACTGAAAATAGCATCTGCACAATCAAAAGAGGAACCATGCTTGCTGAGCTTATTCAAAAAACATCCCTCATTATATGGGATGAAGCTCCGATGACACATAGACGATGTTTTGAGGCTTTAGATCGAACCTTGCGTGATTTGCTCTCTGAACACACACCTTCTAACAGTATTGTTCCATTTGGTGGTAAGGTGGTTGTGCTTGGAGGTGATTTTCGGCAAATATTGCCGGTCATAAGAAAAGGCTCACGTGCTTCTATAGTCGATGCATCCATCACGAACTCTCCTCTCTGGCACCATGTTATTCTTTTAAGGCTGACAATCAATATGAGGCTTCTGCAAGATAACCTTAGTGAGCAAAATCGTGAAAGCCTCGAGAAATTTAGTGACTGGATTCTAGCGCTTGGGGATGGTAGATTACCTGCAGTAAAAATGGACGATGAAACTGAAGCAACATGGGTGGATATCCCTGATGATATGTTGATTAAGACAGCTGGTGACAAAATTAAAGCAATAATAGAAGAGATCTTACCTGGCATGCCGTGCGATTGTTTGTCCAAACAACTCAACAGTTGA
- the LOC4351561 gene encoding NDR1/HIN1-like protein 1: MGKDCGKHGDDDFRQGCRRFITVLVVLAILVGIIALIVYLVLRPTHPRFYLQDATLRQLDLSNSSSTAGGVLSTTIQVTVASRNPNDRVGVYYDRLDVYASYKYQQITVAASLPPVYQGHGDVDVWSPVLAGPSVPFAPYLADAISQDCQAGYLILQVKIDGRVRWKVGSWISGHYHLFVTCPAFLVTAGGNGSPGASGFRFQTTTYCHVEV; the protein is encoded by the coding sequence ATGGGGAAGGATTGCGGCaagcacggcgacgacgacttccggcAGGGATGCCGGCGATTCATcaccgtcctcgtcgtcctcgccatcCTCGTCGGCATCATCGCCCTCATCGTCTACCTCGTCCTCCGCCCCACCCACCCTCGCTTCTACCTCCAGGACGCCACCCTCCGCCAGCTCGACCTCTCcaactcctcctccaccgccggcggcgtcctCTCCACCACCATCCAGGTCACCGTCGCCTCCCGCAACCCCAACGACCGCGTCGGCGTCTACTACGACCGCCTCGACGTCTACGCCTCCTACAAGTACCAGCAgatcaccgtcgccgcctcgctcccGCCGGTGTACCAGGGCCACGGCGACGTCGACGTCTGGTCGCCGGTGCTCGCCGGCCCCAGCGTCCCCTTCGCGCCCTACCTCGCCGACGCCATCTCGCAGGATTGCCAGGCGGGCTACCTCATCCTCCAGGTCAAGATCGACGGCCGCGTCCGGTGGAAGGTCGGCAGCTGGATCTCCGGCCACTACCACCTCTTCGTCACCTGCCCGGCCTTCCTCGTCACCGCCGGCGGCAATGGCTCCCCCGGCGCCAGCGGCTTCAGGTTCCAGACTACCACCTACTGCCACGTCGAGGTCTAG